In a genomic window of Numenius arquata chromosome 5, bNumArq3.hap1.1, whole genome shotgun sequence:
- the PASD1 gene encoding circadian clock protein PASD1 yields MDEDEKDRAKRASRNKSEKKRRDQFNVLIKELCTMLQGHGHPLKMDKSTILQRTIDFLQKQKEITAQTEACEIRQDWKPSFLSNEEFTQLMLEALDGFLIALTTDGIIIYVSDSVSSLLGHLPSDLVDQNILNFLPEREQSEVYKLLSPHMLMTDPVAADFLNAEKQIEFCCHLARGSLDPNEPLMYEYVKFVVDFKYFTHVPTPSCNGFESAIARAFRSATEEQICLVATVRLVTPQFLKELCNVEEPCEEFTSRHSLEWKFLFLDHRAPPIIGYLPFEVLGTSGYDYYHADDLELLARCHEHLMQFGKGKSCYYRFLTKGQQWIWLQTHYYITYHQWNSKPEFIVCTHLVVSYAEVRAERRRDLGLEESSIELASSSLKSHSSYLDVGQCGSSQDASREGVSLSSHSSRRSSHTALSDSASTSSMRHTDTSTPTRPSVPGGQAEKAALRLASAGSTQAIAASQAPGEHLPQHPVAQPAAPSQHAVMPVYHFPTQLGMMHQLKEQLEERTRILQADIKTQQEELHVIKEQLQLVQDSNLQMLMQQPIPVVFNNVQHPNPRRPPPPGTPRQTTAKKSQQQGLMGTKHYCSTHLPSPHQFLRDSCSTAAQVQQQQQQLMRGNQGQQACLPGQTSISVPLYNNPMVFSQTHPITVAAQMPTEGSERQPQSDYSQDRSLRMLLDQSIQAMMPAANSSGQSTQSSATRQQGKFVAEQQILPPSIQTQPITCSTVRPPAPSPVFSPSLMIPHTSFTSHQPNTPVHLHQWPQQQVQQHRLYLQMQGPETVPGGPTQRIFQPPHTPQQNPLSYFLHPQQQSRHTQGQPCNLPDLPEMQLP; encoded by the exons aaatCACAGCACAGACAGAAGCCTGTGAGATTAGACAAGACTGGAAGCCTTCATTTCTTAGCAACGAGGAGTTCACCCAGTTGATGTTAGAG GCACTAGATGGCTTTCTCATTGCTCTTACCACTGATGGGATTATTATTTATGTATCTGATAGTGTCTCATCTCTGCTTGGACACTTACCG TCAGATTTGGTGGACCAAAATATATTGAACTTTCTGCCTGAGCGGGAGCAGAGCGAGGTGTACAAGCTCCTTTCTCCACATATGCTCATGACAGATCCTGTTGCAGCTGATTTTCTAAACG cagaaaaacaaatagagTTTTGCTGCCATTTAGCAAGAGGCAGCTTAGATCCAAATGAACCCCTGATGTATGAATATGTGAAATTTGTAgtggattttaaatattttactcatG TGCCTACACCCTCCTGTAATGGCTTTGAGTCAGCTATTGCACGAGCTTTCAGGTCAGCCACGGAGGAGCAGATTTGCCTCGTAGCAACTGTTCGTCTTGTCACACCGCAGTTCTTAAAG GAGCTCTGCAACGTTGAAGAGCCGTGTGAAGAATTTACATCGAGGCATAGCTTGGAATGGAAGTTTTTATTCTTAGACCACAG GGCTCCGCCTATTATAGGATATTTACCCTTTGAGGTTCTGGGAACATCAGGGTATGATTACTACCACGCAGATGACCTGGAGCTTCTTGCTAGGTGCCATGAACACT tgaTGCAGTTTGGAAAAGGCAAGTCCTGTTACTATCGGTTCCTGACCAAAGGCCAGCAGTGGATATGGCTGCAGACACACTACTACATCACCTACCACCAGTGGAATTCCAAACCCGAGTTCATCGTTTGCACTCACCTGGTAGTTAG ttatgcaGAAGTTCGAGCTGAAAGAAGGCGAGATCTTGGCCTTGAAGAGTCATCAATTGAACTGGCATCCTCTTCTCTAAAG AGCCACAGCAGCTACCTGGATGTGGGGCAGTGCGGCAGCAGCCAGGACGCCAGCCGAGAAGGAGTGTCACTGTCGTCCCACAGCTCCCGGCGCTCCTCGCACACCGCCCTCTCCGACTCGGCAT CCACATCGTCCATGCGGCACACGGACACCAGCACTCCCACCCGGCCATCAGTGCCAGGGGGGCAGGCGGAGAAGGCAGCCCTGCGGCTGGCATCAGCTGGAAGCACTCAG GCCATAGCAGCTTCTCAAGCCCCTGGTGAACACCTCCCTCAGCATCCCGTGGCTCAGCCGGCAGCCCCTTCTCAGCACGCTGTGATG CCAGTGTACCATTTCCCGACCCAGCTGGGGATGATGCATCAGCTgaaagagcagctggaggagaggacTCGCATACTGCAAGCTGACATCAAGACACAGCAGGAAGAGCTCCACGTCATCAAGGAGCAGCTCCAGCTAGTGCAGGACTCCAACCTGCAG ATGCTGATGCAGCAGCCGATCCCCGTCGTCTTTAACAACGTGCAGCACCCGAACCCCaggaggccgccgccgccggggacgcCCAGGCAGACCACAGCCAAGAAGTCACAACAGCAAGGCCTTATGGGGACGAAGCACTACTGCAGCACCCACCTGCCATCACCGCACCAATTCCTCAGGGACTCCTGCAGCACGGCCGCCCAG gtacagcagcagcagcagcagctaatgAGAGGAAATCAAGGCCAGCAAGCGTGTCTGCCAGGGCAGACGAGCATTTCGGTGCCCCTCTACAACAACCCCATGGTGTTTTCCCAAACACATCCCATTACAGTGGCTGCACAGATGCCAACTGAGGGCAGCGAAAGGCAACCACAGTCAGACTACAGCCAGGACAGGAGCCTCAG GATGCTGTTGGATCAGTCTATCCAAGCCATGATGCCCGCCGCCAACAGCAGTGGCCAGTCCACGCAGAGCAGTGCCACCAGGCAGCAAGGAAA ATTCGTTGCAGAGCAGCAGATCTTGCCTCCCTCGATACAGACGCAACCGATTACCTGTAGCACCGTCCGACCTCCAGCCCCATCGCCTGTTTTCTCCCCGTCTCTGATGATCCCACACACCAGCTTCACATCCCACCAGCCAAACACACCGGTTCATCTCCACCAGTGGCCACAGCAACAGGTTCAGCAGCACCGTCTCTACCTTCAG ATGCAAGGACCTGAGACAGTGCCTGGGGGTCCGACACAGCGCATTTTccagcccccccacaccccacagcaGAACCCCCTGAGCTACTTCCTCCACCCGCAGCAGCAGAGCCGCCACACACAGGGCCAGCCCTGCAACCTGCCCGACCTGCCTGAGATGCAGCTGCCCTGA